TTTCCATTTTTTGACGTGTTAAAACATGTGCAACAATTGGGCAGTCAAAAACGACATTACCAAACGTATGATCAGGATGATAATGAGTGTTTAAAACAAGAGAAATAGGTTTTGATGTCAATTCTTTGACAAATTTGACTATACTTTTTGCTTTTTCGGGAAAAAGAGAGGTATCTATGAGTACAACACCCTTTCTACCTATTACGATAACGTTGTTAGCAGCTTCTTCGTGCTCTATTACGTATATGTTTTCCGTTATTTTACGAACCATTAAACTTCACGCTCCTATCTGCTTTTCCATTTAAAATATTCTTCAAAGGGGATTGATATTCCTTGAAAGTATTGTTGGTTGGATACTATGGTTATGGAAATTTTGGCGATGAACTAATGCGAGAAAGTATTGAAGACTTTTTTCGTAAATTCCATGTGCAATACAAAGTAACCTTACCCAAACGAATCAACAAAGATACGGTTTCGCGTTTTAATATTTTTGAAATGATAGAAGCTGTTTACGATAGTGACATTGTAGTATACGGTGGAGGTGGTTTGTTACAAGATATTACAAGCACAAGAAGTTTTTTGTACTACTCTAGTATAATTCAACTCAGCCTTTTGTTACAAAAACCTGTTATTCTGTTTGGAAACAGCCTGGGACCTATTAAAAAGAAAATTAATAGATTTATTCTACGAAACCTATTGAAAAATAAGAATGTCTTTCTGTTTGCTCGTGATATAGTTTCCTATAGATACGGAAAATATTTAAATGAAAATACAGTGATATGTTGTGATCCATCTGTTAGGTATCTAAAAAAAATTCAGCCGGAAAAATCAAACGAATACGAATTAATTATTATCCCAAGAAGAAGCTCAAATGTTTATAAATACGACGTATTAAGAAAGTATTTTTCAAAAATAGTAGTGTGCCCAACGCAAAAAACTGATATTGAAGTTTCAAAAGTTATTTCAAATAGATTGGATTGCGAATTTTTTGAGAATAGTGGCAATATTGATGAACTACTTTCGTTAATATTATCGTCAAATTTTGTTATATCTGAAAGGTTTCACCCATCACTTGTT
This DNA window, taken from Fervidobacterium sp., encodes the following:
- a CDS encoding polysaccharide pyruvyl transferase family protein, which produces MKVLLVGYYGYGNFGDELMRESIEDFFRKFHVQYKVTLPKRINKDTVSRFNIFEMIEAVYDSDIVVYGGGGLLQDITSTRSFLYYSSIIQLSLLLQKPVILFGNSLGPIKKKINRFILRNLLKNKNVFLFARDIVSYRYGKYLNENTVICCDPSVRYLKKIQPEKSNEYELIIIPRRSSNVYKYDVLRKYFSKIVVCPTQKTDIEVSKVISNRLDCEFFENSGNIDELLSLILSSNFVISERFHPSLVASYFGIPFISLEGLKTSRFFMKYTKRKEFFARDTIGILGRIQAIKNQPLDLKNIMDEEVERNFKDLYRLMIRLSSKVI